Below is a window of Pocillopora verrucosa isolate sample1 chromosome 6, ASM3666991v2, whole genome shotgun sequence DNA.
TTGTAGGCAGTTATTTGCAGGTCGCGTGGTGGGCTCTCGGCCaatggaaaagaagaaaacaatggGTCGAATGATAATGTTATTTATTGCGCAGTCCTTCTACTACGTCCGCATCTATTTTAATGTGCAACAGTAAGTTTTACCTCTTTCTCGACATCAACTTCATCCGCGAAATTAGCTTCATCTTCCCACGTGAATTTGTGGCCAGGCAAAAATCCACGTAACCAAGCCTTCATTGGGAAGAGTAACATGGGATCCACATTCTTGAGTCGGTCTTGTTTAGTTTCTATAATGGGACGAACATAAGAGGAAAAGTCAGTAGTAATAATATGTAAATTATATTACTAATCATATTAGTAATCGTTTAAAATACTGGGAGGGTAGCCGAAGCCGGAACGCTGACTGAATTaagaatgctttttttttctttttgtctgtctgcctgtttgtctgtctgtttgttcaTCTGGTTGTCTgtttttctgtctgtctgtctgtctggcCGTCCGTCTGTCGgtatgtctgtctgtctattcATTTGTCCATCTGTTCGTCCGcttgtctgtttgtctgtctaaCTGTTGGTATGGTGAAACAGAGAATTAACTCTGAAGTGTAAATTAAAGTGCTACTTAAACCCATGAATAACCCACAGGACGTTAGCCCTAATAAAGGGAAACAGGGAACCACacgaggcaaagaaaaaatattttgacctCGGTGGGAATCGAACCCACGACCTCCGGATTAGATCTACCGTTACTCTGCCGACTGAGCTATGAGGTCGCACAGAGAAAGTCGGGGACGATTTAGGATGGTGAATCGCGGCGAAGAGAAAGTAAGGGTACATATGAATGTTGTGCCGCGTAGCACTGAGAACACAAATGGTGAAACAGAGAATTAACTCTGAAGTGTAAATTAAAGTGCTACTTAAACCCATGAATAACCCACAGGGCGTTGGCACTAATAAAGGGAAACAGGGAACCACacgaggcaaagaaaaaatcttttgaccTAGGTGACCTTTTGACCTTGGTTCGATTCCCACCGAGGTTATGCTATCACCCGCTGACATTTTCTCCTCCTcgagaattctttttattgcgCACTCTTCTGCGTTTGCAATAGCTAATTCCTTTTCGAGCTGTAATCGCCTtaactctctttctttttcaagaaattccaTTTCAGCGTGCAACTTTGCAGACTTCGCAGCCGCATCGATCAAAGCGAGAGAAAGGTGTTTTGTAGAGGAGGAACTCAATTTTGACTTGTCAGACGATTTGGACTTCCTACTGAAGCTCGATTTCTCAGATGGTGTTCGACTGGATTTTCTTTCTAAAGCCTGGATGCGTTCGCAGACTCTAATTCTACACTCGATGAATTCACGATCCCGGATATCAAACCAGTGATACGAAGCGTTCCTTTCCTCTTCGAGTTCTAGCAAATCGTCAAAATCTTTATGCGCGTCATTGAACTCATCTTTCAACTGGTCTAGGTAAAATCTCTCTTCTTCCAATTGTTCAAGTGTCGTCTCTGGCGAGTCATATAACGCGTTAATTctttcaatttgtttctttaatctCTTAAAGGCGGAATTTCGATTGGTGAGTTTAAATTCCAATTGATGagcttttcccttttcagtCATTTGTCTTCTACGTCCTGTTCTTTTCGATTGTTCAAAACGGGAAGGCTCAACGCCTGTCACGCTCTTGGGTGGCTTAAGTGTTTGTGGCGTCGCGTCGAAGTCCGGATCCTGCGGCGTGTGGTTACGAAGGAATGCCGGCGCACTACAAACACTCATCGCTATTCCACAAACACAAAGTTCCAAAGTAAAGCAAAGTTCAAGATGAATTCATAACCGATGGCAGAATGATGTGTCGATATTTTACTGTGGCGCTTGCAGCGACTGGCAAATTCAAAACAAGACGAGACGAAACAAATTCTAGGCGTGTCGCGACAAACTAGTGGGTGGGACTACTTTACAGGTCGTCTTCAAGGGTAGACAAGTAAACCACGGAAAACCAAAGATGACGGTTATCGGCGATTTATTGCATCAAATAaacgatcgtaaactgaaataacaATATGAAACGAATTTCTATCAATTCCGCAGTAAAGGTTACGTAACGAAGAGTCAAAAACTTACACGAGACAAATTAACGATTGGAATCGATATCATAACGAAATTGAATAGCAATACATCAAAAAATAGCCAGCGTAAACACTACGCTAATATACTAAATAAGATTCGATAACAGAATTACACAACAAAAGGAACTGATTAACAGCTCAAAGACCTCGAACCTAAAAGGTGGGCGTTCACTATCGTAATGTTAGGAACATTTTCTAATTTAGACGATTACAAAACAATTAACGCTGCACAAATGTTCGTTTGTATTCTTTCGCCCATAGCTATAACATTGTAACCtaatcaaaaacaacaaaaatactcacatatcggtcccgcttgaGCCAAGGGTTAAGAAAtcagaaaaacagcaaaagttCAAGGTTGACAAGGCCACGCCAGATGGAATGAAAAACTACTTGAAAGGGACGCTAACTgagcttttatatgcgcgtggtgacgcttAAAGATCCGATTACAGACCAATAAAAAGTGAagtaaacattgtaactacgtTGGTAACTAAGAATAGAGACAATTATTAACTAATCAAAATTGGCCTTTGTATAGTGTCCTTAACAGTTACGCATGTTTATAATTTGTCTCGAACAAATTATCTTTCTGTTGATAAATTGACGTTTTAATCGGATATGATGGACCAGAAAGTTGAACGGTAATGATTTAAGAGGCGCTGCTGCATGAAGGAAAACCCGGAGTTACTCATTTTAGTAGAGTGGAATGTTCGGGTTGTAAAGAGGATAACGGTTTAACCTATCTTTGATCCTTTGGTCGAAGTCCCCTTGTTGATATGCTGCAGGATCAAGGACCTGGCCACCCCGACCGGCAATCTTAACCGTGTCACTTCGGCCAAAGTATATGTTGTCTCTGTACACGTGATGTTGAGAAGTATCGCCATTGGTCAGCCAAATGCAAGTATAATATGTCGGATTACTGACACCTATGATCTCAAATTCATTGCCAGAATATTTGATGTCCTCATCCCTTCCAACTCGATGAGGCTCGTGGTATCTTAAGCCACTTGTTGAATGGTTTAGGTTGGTTTGCATTCTGAGGTGATTTCCGTAGACTACAACGTTCTTGAGACCTACATAAATACAGGACTTGTTGTTATTGTTCTCGTGAGAATACAGGAGTATTCCGGTGCCGTCAACGTAATTCCGCACAAGAAAAAGACCTTGGCCATTTCGAGCTTTAATGCCACCCGTTCCATTCGCAGGCCAACCTCTGACGTAGTTGCTTAATACTGACATGTGGTTAAACCCTTTGAGGTATATAGCGTGGTCTCTTTTTCGTCCAGTATTGGGGCTTCCGTTGAAAACGTTTTCCCCGATTTGCATTCTACTGTCGCATTCTTCATAGAGACAACTTTCAAAGTAGCCTTGGTCGTCTTGAAGATGGTAATGGGTTTTAAGGaattctaatttatttttttgacgCGAAAAGAACACTAGTAGCCCAACTGGGTTGGACAACCAGTGCATATCCTGACTTAATTTGAGACCACACAAGTTGTTATGCAGCATTACATCCACGGTACGGGTGAAACTGAGAGCAACCCCATAAGCATGGGAATCGCGCATAAAAACATTTCTGAGAACACGGCCTTGTCGAAGATCAACCATTTTCAACTGTTTGTTCTTCTCAGCATTGCTCGCATTTCCTGGACTTTGCGATGAAAAGAACATGCAGCCCTCTATTGTGATATTGTTTATAGATTGACCTTTAAATTCTACAAGAATTCCGTCAAAATACAGATTCCTCAGTACAACATTTGTTACTGGTACTCTTACAGCATTGTGTATTTTTATGGCATATGCATCCGAGGCTTTGATAACTGCCATACCACTCTCCGTTCCGTAAAGTTCCACTGAGTCGGCGATGGCGATATTACCGTTGACCAGGTATTCACCACGAGGGAAGAAAACCTTTGTGATGTTGGAACTCATCGCGTGGTTTACTATGGCCTGAATCGCAGATGTGTCGTCAGTTACTCCATCTCCAACAGCGGCACGTAGGGAACCGCCAGGTTGCTTCACGCTTGTCATTCCAGCAGGTAGGCTGTCGATCCCTGTCAGATAGTTTTGCCGAGCTAAGAGATGGAGGAATTAAGCAAATCAAGCTTAGACGTCCGTTACGAGAAATGCTGGTTTGCTGAGTACACCACAGGCCTGAGCACTGTATATTTGAAACATCTTACAACTTTATGAGAAAGCTAGAAGTTTAAAATTACCTTATCAAGCTCTATGAATGACTGATTACATTGCATTGGTTTAACTCTTAAAGAAAATCAGTCAAAAAAATCTGCAGTTCTTTTGCTAGTCAAGAGTCTTTGATCCTTGATTCGAAATGGCTAGTAACGTAGGGGTAAGGTAACTTTATGTACACACGGTATTTCCTTCAAGTTCATTTACATTCAATAACAAACATCCTCTATAATAAGCCTTACGTGCTGATTGCTTTTTGATAATGATTTTCCGTTCTCCCTTGTGAACAGAAGTTCCCTTTATGTGGTGTTTACCAAAGGCCCCTCGGGCAGAAACATTTTCCATCCTTCAGTAAGGAGAAAATATGACTGAGTCAGGATCATATGGGCTTTCTCTCGTCTCTATTTATTTCGTTCCTGTCAACACTTACCAAAGAAGGAAGATGGTTCCCACAAACAATACTACCTCGGATcctttcattttgtgaaaactCTTGACAAACACCTTCCAGAGAACCGTGTCAGTAAAAACTGAACACAAGTTACCTACTGATAGGATATGAGATCAAAACTATGTTTATTACCAAGTAACAAACTGAAAATGATGTAAGTTTTACTCATTCGTAGTGACATACATGAGCTCAGATCGTTAGAACAACCATGAATTGGCCATAAAGTCATGTAATCTAGGCCCCACATGCACAGGTGTATGTCGGTCACACGCCACATGGCTTTCAGATTTCTCCATCACACAATTGTCACATTTTCCTGTCAGTTAAGGTGGCTCCATATGGTTATTCGCTGTTCATTTGGCGCGCGCTAGTATCAACTATCAACGGGAATTTTCGCATTACTCTCAATCGAACACCTCTCAAGTCTATCGAAATAAACTTCTGGCCCCGGTTGTTTAAAGgctggataacgctatccaccggataaatcgctatccagcggataaatgttaacaaaacaaaccacgctatccactggatagcgatttatccggtggatagcgttatccacttttcgaacaaccggggcctggaCGACAAAACTACTCTTTTGAACCATCAGTGTTGAATTAACAAGGTTTTACCTGGAATTAATTAAAAATCTCCAAAGATAATTTGTTTACAGTGTTTATTGtgcttttattttagttttttttctgtttccttcGGTAAAAATTTCCTTAACTTTGACCAGAGGAATCTTCTGAAGGTCAAAAAAATAGGGGTTATAAAAGTAGTTTCGTCGCTTTTAGCGAATTGGTGTTTAATTTTTAGCTCCACTTAAAAAATTGGGTTACAAAGTTTCTTCATGAATTGGCAGACTGAAGGCGTAAACAGTAATTACCGCTCTgtaaaatttgaagaaattccACCGACGAAAACTGGAGATATTCACGTGAAAGTTTCGCTTTTTTTCGATCGCACAACACGGTACCTCACAGAATAGGAATTCGCCAAGATCACTATTTGAGCACGCGTGAAATTCCCAACCACGCGCACACGCGCGTACCTCTGCTTCGGATCTAATGTTTACATGATCGTGAACGAAAATCGTAGGAACTTTGAACGAAAGTGAACTTAACCTTGAGCTCTTCGCAAAAAGGGACAAAGTTTCGACTTAAGAGCAGCTTCGCCTAACTATCAACTAGACTTGGAAATAGCAAAAAAGTCGAGTTTCTCCAAACTCACCCAGAATGAAGCCCTACGGCCACAAgttacaaaaatattgttttaagctcgatgaataaaatttttttttttttgcgcaatTTTTTCGCTTCGATGCCCCAAATCGGCCAAAAACGATCGAGAATGCGTGGCGTATTCAGAGGCTCGTAAAGTCAACAGTAAAACTCCTCATAACAAACTGATTGCACGTCGTATTTGTACTTTATTCCTTGTACATTTAGTGCTAAATAGATCGCGATTTGATTAGAACTAAATTATTTGACGAGTTTTCTAAGGGCCCGGATGCACTgggcaaatttttgtttattttgcgaaaaaatCTGTCTCCAGTTGCCTTAAACAAGTGCGCCCGGTGACTTTTAGATCTACCAAATTTTGTCAAAGCTTAAAATACTAAACTTCAAAAACGCCGTCGTCCTGCCTCGGAGCAGGACAAATTTTTGTCAGGCGTGAAATCTGACAGATTTGTTAATTTACACGCCATGATTTGAAGGAAATCgtcaatcaagaaaatttgatCGCTATTTTTAGTCGGAGTATTTCAGTCCGAAGCCCGCTGAAATTATATCTAGAACCAGAACGTTCCAGTCGAACATGGTGAAGCCTCCACTGGCATTGTAAAAGTAGCAACTGCTTCTGCCGGAGTTGAACGAattcaaggaagaaaaaagaaactttaaaacaaGCAATAATATGCTGAGGCAACATATTCGATTGAAGCGGTTAAAGATCACCGTAAGCCCGTGACTCCTGAGATCTCATGTAACTTTTCCCGTGAACAGCGAGCAAGCGATGGTGTTTATTTCCGTGTGATTGACACTTGTGgttaacaaatattttgctgTGTCTCAGTGCGCCCACGcttgacaaattgaaaattttggcaGAGACAAATTTTGTCGAGAATTTTGGAAggaccaaaaaaattttgtcagtcTAGTGCGTCCGGACCCTAAGATAACGACCCAAGACAGCTTAACAAGAGGTCTACATTTTCAAATGCTAAAAAGGCGTTGTGGTACACGGCTTTTCTCAAAACGACTAGTTTGGTCTAAAAgagcattttttcttcttcaaattaGCGTAATAAAATTTGTGGGTAATTAAAATCGCGAGCGCTGAGATAGCGAACTAAATGCAGCAAATCTTCCcgaaaacgtgacatttgaCCCACGCGTAACGATACCGATTACGGCAAGAAAACCCGGAAGAAAATCAAACGCTTCGTCATTTTGAAGCATTTTCTGGTGGTATCTCTCCGAAACCATTATTGCAAGAAACTATTTCCAGATATGAAATCTTACAGGGTCAAAGAAGAAGCTAAAGAGCACAATTTGACACAATAACTTTGTTTTCTCAGAATTGAAGTCAGTGACCGTTAACGAATTCCAGTGAAATTTGCGGACTTGAATTATGATAGCCGATACTTACctgaatatttatatttatagaAGAGTCGTCTTCTTGGAGTAACCTTCAAAAGAAGCTGGATCCAGTTTAGGAAACCTCAgctctaaaaaaagaaatgtgaaaCGTTCCGTGACCTGCCCGCATGCACATGCCGACCGCATGTTTGTCGTAAAACGGTTTCCATAGGCAActccaaaataaacaatttccaaaaatgtaAAGTGAGATTGGTTGTCTTCGTGAACAGTTAAAAGCTAGAGTCAAGTTCTATTACCTGTAAAAGtgcttgatttttatttgtttgggtTGACTTTGCTCACTCAGTATTTCGTACTGTCACGCTCGAATACCGCGAACCGGTCACGCCAAAACACTGTATACTGTGACTGGTTCACGGTATTCGAACGTGACAGCAGGAAATACTGAGTGACCAAAGTAGACGCAACAAATAAAATCAAGCACTTTTTACAGGTAATAGAACTTGACTCTAACTTCTCACTGCTCACGAAGACAGCCaattttcactttaaatttttggGAATTGTTTATTTTAGAGTTGTCTATGGAAACGGTCAGTGGAATTTGGTTGGTTTTACGACGAACATGCGGTCGGCATGTGCATGGAATTGATCACAGAACGTCTAACATTTCTTATTTTAGAGCTTAGGTTTCCTAATCGGGATCCAGCTTCTTTTGAAGGTTACTCCAAGAAGACGACTCTtctataaatataaatattctgGTAAGTATCGGCTAACATAATTCAAGTCCGCAAATTTCACTGGAATTCGTCAAAGCTGATTTCCAGTTCGTACTGCGCAGTCTCAGCGCTCTATTGTAAGTCTCACAAACATTAGAGGCAAATCGATGTTATTAGTTACGAACTGCTTACCTTATCTTTGAGGCGCATTTAGATTCTTTTTCCAACAGTTTCCTTGAGTTTTACagctttgacattttttcatcaAGTGATATCAGAAAGAAAGAAGCACAAAGCTTCGTATCCAAAAATGGCGGTTGACAtgaaactttaaatttatttcatgtaaGTAGATGCGAATTGCTACATTTTGTTACGTCttacatgaaacaaaacaaaagtcgTAAACAAACTCTCGAGAGTGCGCAGAACAGACTGGAAATCATCTTTAACGGTCATCGACTTCAATTCTGAGAAAACAAAGGTATTGTGTCAAATTGTGCCCTTTAGCTCCTTCTTTCAGTAAACAAGCTAAAAGATACACAGACCCCTTTAAATTCAAGTTATAAAACTAACTTCTTGAACATGACGAGCCGCAGAAAACTATAAACAATCattggatgaggtttttgtgatatctagaataatcaaggtcgagGTAGGGGTTATCTGCCGAAGCCGAAGGCTGAGGCTGATAACCCTTACCgagattttcattattttggatatcacaaaaacggaatctaataattgttttataaaacattgaattaaaaaactTGGAATTCATGTTTCTGCTTCTTCACTGACGGCAAGCAACGCGAGTCGCGCGAAGTTGACATGATTACCCTTGGAAATCATGCACTGCGgtcatacatgacatgattacccgtgaccttgacatgattacccgtgaccttgacatgattattgtataatctGCAGTTATGGCGTCAAGGgtgctgatttcgaaaattcactGTACgctttcgaccaatcagaaaagagtTAGAGAGTTCAATGTATAATAATAAACTTCATTTACAAGAAACATCGCTTGGTTTCAGGGGGTCATAATGTAATAAGCGCAACAGAAAAAGTCATTAATAATTAAGCCGaacatgtaatttttcttttcgttaatCGGGTGGCAAATTTTACACACACTCAATTTCCGCAAATTAAAACTTGACACAGCGGAAACACTTCGCAAATTAACATCCAAATGACACTGAGCTAATTATAACAGATAATTAAGCAGGAAAGTTTGTTGCTTAGATAGAGAAAAATGTTACCATTGGAGGGCTCGCGTGGTGCATgtagcttttttgttttgaggaaaTTTGTAAGGGAAATTATTCGTTGACAATTACGCAAGAAAGTACTCCAGACTTGTCGTTTTTACTGTTAAAAATCAAACTGTCTTCTGCGTTCTAAAGAGAAACTATCGTTTCTTAAACTTATTCTCTTCACATTAATCACCTGTCGTTTATAACCGGCGGGGGCTTGGCACGAGGAATATATAGCTCTGGGTATTTTAATTGGCAAGATAGTTATTTTGCACCAAGATTTACAACGTTTCTTTCCGAAAATATCGCTGGTTGATCTCCGGGCAAAAACCGTTTGATTAAAACAGCTATACAGACCTTCAGGAAGTTTAAACTGCCTGACAGCAAGAAATGCCAGTGACGTCCTTCGGGGTGTAGCcactcaaattttaaaaaaattcagtttatgCTTTACCTAAGTTATTTAAGTACCATTGGAGAGATCACCTCAAACTGAtacttttaagaattttgatAGACATGtcgttgccatggtaaccaaGTTTTGGGCCCCCAACTGTGAAAATAATGGTGTTCTTGTAAAAAGGATATCTCAAGAACTAGCGGTCCTATTCACCTGAAATTGGTATCAAAACTAAGTACAAAGATGGCTTTATGTCATGAACCTCAGAAAACCCATATTTTTTATGCCAAGCTATTATAAAATTGCAACTGTTCCTTGAttacaacatttttgtttgtattatcACCATGGATACATCTGTCAACAACCATGTAACTAAAAATCACTAATAATTTTAGGTTCACAACACAGAACTATACTCAAGCAAACCTCCCTGAAAATTTCATCCCTTTTGGTTTAATACTTTTCAAGAAATCCTTTTTGCCGTGACGGGCACTCTCTCAAAATTGCAAAACTGAGAAAATCAAGTTTAAAGATTTAAGTTGATCAATCAAAATAATCACTAAAGCAACTGGTGCCTTTTGGAAAGTTTAAGCTAAGCTCTTTGATGTTCTCATTAAAATGCACCAGGTGCATATATGTCACCCTCCTTTTCCTGggatttgtcattttttttctttctttttcccctGAGTAGCCTCCTCCTTGTCTTGTTCTTCTCTTGGAACTTGTATTCAGCTTTCAAAACACGAATCTTGTCCAACTGCTGGCATTCATTTATACAGAATTCACCTGGGGGAATTCCAAGACTCTCAAACACTTTAATAGCTGCTCTTGAACCAATATTAAAGTGAGCGACAGCATCATAAACCCCCAGCTGCAGTACTTCAGAACCAACAAACACCCCCTTTGGCACACGCTCCCAAACCATACCATTGAGTGACTCATTCTGGTTTTGAGTCTTGCCATCAAGACATTTGCTGAGAAGGCTGTCCTCACTCAACCTTTTATAAATGGGTTTGATTTCCTCTCTGACATCTAAAGGTAGGCCAGTTCCATGTTTGAAAGTGTTTGTCCTATTGACCTTGTCCCGCTGAAAACCACACCAGCTTTCAGGACCCTCAGGGCAATGCCCATGGTAATTACTGTCTGCAGAAGAAGCACAGTGAAACAAGCTGGCATAAATTGCCTTCTTCATGGCAGCAAGATCACCTGAGTTGCTTCGAATGGCAATTCCATAGTAATTTTGCAGTCTGTCAATCATGGCATCTGTCAGCCTGCCTTTCCCACCCatccctttcttttccttctttaactTTCGTAAAGCTGTTCCCAGTCGTTTTTGAACATGGCCAACACATTCCTTCTTTTGAACTTCAATATCATAGACTTGGTATACATCTTTGACTAATGAGTAACTTTTGCTGTCACCATCGCCATAATATTCATCATACTGCAGCTTATGCAGATCTACTGACCTTTGAAACATTCGAAGGGCGCCTTCTGGTTCCATAGCTGGTGCTGAACCCTTAAAGTTTGCCTTGCAAGAGGCTCTGTGGTCTGCTCTCCATGCAGTAGTTTCTGGGGTGTCAGGATCATTTTCATGCTCCCTGCACTTGATACAAACTTTGCTTAGGGGCTCAACATCTACCACTTTCCCTGTATCCATGCTAATAGCACTCACACAGccatttaaagaagaaaagccTCTTCTCTGCCATGTTCCATCAACAGACACTCCACATCTTGCTATGCCCTCATCTGAACCTGGCTTGATATCGTGAATCTCTCTTGCAGTATCACGCATTGTCTCCAGTGAGATCTTCTTTACTGCTCGGAGTATTTCTTTATTATGGCGAGCATATGGTGTAGGTCTAGGAGGTGGCGGCATGTTCATAAGTCCACAAAACCTCTTACCTGCCGCACGTCCACAACCAACAGATCTTGAAGCATACACAAATCTTCTGTTTACTTCAAAGAAACGGCCTATTTGAGCTGAAGTAAAGAATTCCATAGACCAACCACACGAGCAGCAAAGCAAACGAAGATTCGAGGCACAACCTTTGCGTTTCATAGCTTGCTCTTGTAAAATTAAATCACAAACAAAGCATTCTTTGCATGGCATACATTCCATCACAGAAGACAAAATTCTCATATCTACAAACCGAAATCCACTTATGATTGACTCCTTACACTCCTTGATACCCTCAGAAGATGCGGTGGTCAGACCTGCTGGAATCTTGCGGGCAGAAGCTGAACATTCTTTCCCAAGACCTTTGGTGCTGACActcgttttttccttcttcgaACGCTTCGATTCAGTAGAGTACTGGTTTCCACGATATTTACGCTTTTTTGTGTAACCAGAACGAGCCTTTGGTggcattgataaataaattatcaagCAAAATCGCAATAGGAATAGAGTGAACGAATACGACCAAAATGGTGGATGATAAGTTGGGAAATAGTGTCGCCACATATCATCCGCCATTTTGGGTGCTCGTAACTCACTGCATGTATGCCTGATTGAAATGTCAATAAACAACGGGAATAACCAGGGAGGGGTCCCAGGAGAAATTCCGTCGTTTCCTTTTGACTGCAACTgcgttttgttttcataaacaaACCGTTGCTATGGTCGTTGCTAAGGTGAAAATTCATACTCGCTAAGGAATTTAGCAAAATTTTTGACTTTACCTCCTGAATATGGAAAAAAGGAAGCTGTAGAATGAAAGAGTAATGGTTAAAGATACCAAAAAGcaccattttcaaaatgaaagttttttgacaaaaaatacaaatttttgaGTGGAAGACCACCTTAAaagccaggatttttcaaaaggggGGGGGCACATTGTGCCAAAATGAGGGCACTCACCAGATGTCATGTCGTTTTCGGCACAGTTTGTAggttgtttgcttaaaaatggcttataaaggggggggggggtttcacGGGCACCCCAGGACCCCCGCTAGCTATGCCTCTGAGAAATATGTGAGCATCACTTCTGACCAAAATTTCACTTCTGCCTaaaattccttttcttaaaatctGTTTTTAGTTGGAGACAGAACCAGTGGACAAAGTTCGTTCGCCCGCTTTTGCGATCGTCTCCACTGACAGCGTGATAGCCTGGAACAGGCTCTTTGGTGCAACGCGAGTCTGCATATT
It encodes the following:
- the LOC136282042 gene encoding uncharacterized protein — its product is MWRHYFPTYHPPFWSYSFTLFLLRFCLIIYLSMPPKARSGYTKKRKYRGNQYSTESKRSKKEKTSVSTKGLGKECSASARKIPAGLTTASSEGIKECKESIISGFRFVDMRILSSVMECMPCKECFVCDLILQEQAMKRKGCASNLRLLCCSCGWSMEFFTSAQIGRFFEVNRRFVYASRSVGCGRAAGKRFCGLMNMPPPPRPTPYARHNKEILRAVKKISLETMRDTAREIHDIKPGSDEGIARCGVSVDGTWQRRGFSSLNGCVSAISMDTGKVVDVEPLSKVCIKCREHENDPDTPETTAWRADHRASCKANFKGSAPAMEPEGALRMFQRSVDLHKLQYDEYYGDGDSKSYSLVKDVYQVYDIEVQKKECVGHVQKRLGTALRKLKKEKKGMGGKGRLTDAMIDRLQNYYGIAIRSNSGDLAAMKKAIYASLFHCASSADSNYHGHCPEGPESWCGFQRDKVNRTNTFKHGTGLPLDVREEIKPIYKRLSEDSLLSKCLDGKTQNQNESLNGMVWERVPKGVFVGSEVLQLGVYDAVAHFNIGSRAAIKVFESLGIPPGEFCINECQQLDKIRVLKAEYKFQEKNKTRRRLLRGKRKKKNDKSQEKEGDIYAPGAF
- the LOC136281836 gene encoding mannuronan C5-epimerase AlgE6-like, which codes for MENVSARGAFGKHHIKGTSVHKGERKIIIKKQSAPRQNYLTGIDSLPAGMTSVKQPGGSLRAAVGDGVTDDTSAIQAIVNHAMSSNITKVFFPRGEYLVNGNIAIADSVELYGTESGMAVIKASDAYAIKIHNAVRVPVTNVVLRNLYFDGILVEFKGQSINNITIEGCMFFSSQSPGNASNAEKNKQLKMVDLRQGRVLRNVFMRDSHAYGVALSFTRTVDVMLHNNLCGLKLSQDMHWLSNPVGLLVFFSRQKNKLEFLKTHYHLQDDQGYFESCLYEECDSRMQIGENVFNGSPNTGRKRDHAIYLKGFNHMSVLSNYVRGWPANGTGGIKARNGQGLFLVRNYVDGTGILLYSHENNNNKSCIYVGLKNVVVYGNHLRMQTNLNHSTSGLRYHEPHRVGRDEDIKYSGNEFEIIGVSNPTYYTCIWLTNGDTSQHHVYRDNIYFGRSDTVKIAGRGGQVLDPAAYQQGDFDQRIKDRLNRYPLYNPNIPLY